GGGCGTGCCCCGAAGAACCCATTTGGTAAGCCTTTTTGAAATGGGTGATCGCGTTGTCAAAATCTCCTTCCTGATAAAAGGAATTTCCTTTTTTAAAGCTGAGTTCAGCCAAAATATGGATTTCTTTGTTTAGGTTTTTATGTAATTTTTGAATTTCTTTGTTTTTGGGGTAAATTTTGAGGGCATGTTCTAGGGAATGACGGGCTTTCAATAATTCCCCTTGTTTTTCATACTGGATCGCGTTGGTTTCATAATAAACAACTCTGGATAACCGTTGGTTTGTTTTTTCAAGGTATTCCTTTGCTTTCTGAAATTCCGGATGGGAGGATGGGACATTTTTAAATTCCATTAAAGCAGATTGATAATACCCTTGGGTAAAATAATTTTCCCCCCTGATGTAGGAATCGTTTGATTTAATAAAACCTTCCTCCTCCATTGAAGGAAAAAGGCTACATCCGCCCAGAAATCCAAGAAACCCTAACATCCCCAATAAAAAAAAAAGAGGGAGTATTGGAATTTATTCGTTTTCCGAATATTGGTTTCTAATTTCATGAATAACTCCGCTCTCCCATAATTTTGTAAAATAATCTACTAAATCAGGGTCAAACTGACGTCCTTTTCCCTTAATTAACCTTTCTATTGCCTGTCCTTCCGGGAGAGCCTCACGGTATGGCCGGCTGGTAGACATGGCATCGAAGGAGTCCGCAATGGTGATAATTCGGCTAATTAAAGGAATCTTTTCCCCTTTGAGGCCTTGAGGGTAGCCTTTTCCGTCCAAATGTTCATGGTGAAATAGGGTATATTCTGCAATTTTATGAAGGGGTTCGACTTTTTCCATGATTTGCCGCCCTATTTGGGGGTGAAGCTGCATGATTTGCATTTCTTTTAAAGTAAGCCGCCCGGGTTTGGTTAAAATGTCATCTTTGACGCCGATTTTTCCTATATCGTGGAGAATGGAGGCCAACTCTAGTTCTTTTTTTTCATTTTGTGATAGGCCCATAAATTTTCCTAACCTAATGGAATATGCACTAACACGGCCACAATGCCCCCGAGTGTAAGGGTCTTTGGCCTCAACGGCAGCAGCTAAGGCAAGTGTTATGGCGATATTTCCACGTTCGACTTCTTCATAGGCAAATTTTAACTTTGAGGTCATGATATTAAAGGAGGAACCCAACCTCCCTATTTCATCCCGTGCCTTAATAGGGACAAAAACATCCAAATTTCCTTCCGCAATTTCTTGGGTGGCTTTGGCCAGGACCCTCACGGGTTTTAAAAAAACTTTTGCTAATAGTAAAATGCCAGTCATTCCCAAGACCAACCCTAAACCCATTGTTTTATATAAATTAATTTTTGCGTCCTGAATTAAATCTTCAATTCCTTTTTTACTCAGTAAGAGATTAACTTCTCCAATCTTTTTCCCATCCATTTGGATGGGTTCAGTTATTTTAATGGT
The window above is part of the Nitrospiria bacterium genome. Proteins encoded here:
- a CDS encoding HD domain-containing phosphohydrolase — translated: MKTCKTSLIFSFYSLKSKLIALFTFLFFMVIFIVFFVSLSQQKQLLSEEIEKRGKITAAFLALSARDAVLEKDLLTLNALVGATQKDGDILHIAILDHRNVVIMHSDVTKISSHQKISLINSPITQVRSKAQNQKNPNITIKITEPIQMDGKKIGEVNLLLSKKGIEDLIQDAKINLYKTMGLGLVLGMTGILLLAKVFLKPVRVLAKATQEIAEGNLDVFVPIKARDEIGRLGSSFNIMTSKLKFAYEEVERGNIAITLALAAAVEAKDPYTRGHCGRVSAYSIRLGKFMGLSQNEKKELELASILHDIGKIGVKDDILTKPGRLTLKEMQIMQLHPQIGRQIMEKVEPLHKIAEYTLFHHEHLDGKGYPQGLKGEKIPLISRIITIADSFDAMSTSRPYREALPEGQAIERLIKGKGRQFDPDLVDYFTKLWESGVIHEIRNQYSENE
- a CDS encoding tetratricopeptide repeat protein, translated to MLGFLGFLGGCSLFPSMEEEGFIKSNDSYIRGENYFTQGYYQSALMEFKNVPSSHPEFQKAKEYLEKTNQRLSRVVYYETNAIQYEKQGELLKARHSLEHALKIYPKNKEIQKLHKNLNKEIHILAELSFKKGNSFYQEGDFDNAITHFKKAYQMGSSGHALADRLAIAYNSRALNLYRKGNLTEAIANLKQSLDINPKQENIRVQLNEMEHRLGLLKKLSP